The genomic stretch ATCCGACTCGGGTGAGGGCTCCGGCGCCTCCCAGGAGGCCCCTCTCCAGCCGCCGGCTCAGACCGAGGCTCCGAAGGCTCCTCCGCCCGCGGTCGAGGTCTCGCCGCCCGCCGACGATCCCACCCTGGAAACCGGCTATACGGTGCAGGTGGGGGCGGTTGCTTCGCTGGAAGACGCCGAGCAGTTGATGCGTGAACTGAGCGCCAAAGGCTACAAGGGATTCATCGTCAGTCCCGACTTCTCGCAGGACAGTCTCTACCGCGTCTGGGTGGGCCGTTACGCCTCCCGAACAGAGGCTGAACGGATGGAGGGGCAGCTCAAGAGCGCCCAGTTCGCCACCTACGTCAAGCGCGCCCGCTTTCCCGACGAGAACTGATCGTGGAGGATGAAGCCCTCTCGGAATCTAGACTGCTGGCCCACCTGCGTCGAGTGCCTTGGTGGGCGTCGCTCCCTTTGGGCGGACTGGCCCTGGCGCTGGCCTTCCCCAGCTTCAACTTGATTCCCCTGGCCTGGGCGGGCCTGCTCCCCCTGCTCGATTTCCTTATCCGGCGCCCCTCCTGGAAGCGCACGGCTGCCGGACACCTGCTCTTCGCAGTCCCTTTCCTGGGCCTGCTGCTTTACTGGATCCCCAACGTGCTGGTGACCTTCGGCGGATTCCCCCGGGCGGGAGCTTTGGGCGCTTTCCTGGCCTTGCTGCTGCTGCTTTCGCTGCTCATGGCCCCCTTCACCCTGCTGACCCGCTGGTGCGCCGGACGCTCGGCCTCCCTGGCCCTCTTCTGCGCGCCCGGCTTCTGGATGCTCAACGAGCTGTGGCGCAACTACTTCGTGGCGGGAGGATTTCCCTGGGGATTGCTGGGCTACACCCAGGTTCCCGTTCCCTGGCTTCCCATGGCAGCGGACATCGGCGGAGTCTTTCTCATTTCCTTCCTGCTGGTGGCCCTCAACGCCGCCTTGCTGGCCTGGATGAGAGGTCGACCGCGGCTGCTGCCCCCGCTCACCGCCGGGCTGCTTGCCGCGGCCCTGCTCTACGGCGCCTACCGCACCCACCTGGGAATTCCGGCTGCGGGGTCCTCGCTGACGGCCGCCTTGGTTCAGCCCGACGTGGGGCTGGCCGAAAACCGTGAGCATTACGCCCGAAAGTACTTTGAAACGCTGCCGGCTTTCTACATCGAAGCCCTGCAGCGCGGAGCCGACTGGTTCATCGTCTCGGAGGCCCAGAATCCGTTCTTTTTCGGACGCGACTTCTACTACACCACTTTCTGGCAGCGCCAGGTGCGCAACTACGGGATGCCCATGCTCTTCAACAGCACCCACATCGATCCCCAGCGTCCCGGCGTTTACTACAACAGCGCTCACTTGCTGGGTCCCGATGGAGAAGCCGCCTACCGCTACGACAAAATGAAGCTGGTGCCCTTCGGAGAGTACGTGCCCTGGGCAGGCGTCATGAAGTACTTCTTTTCTCCCTTGGTTCAGGAAGTGGGAAGCTTCACTCCCGGCAGCCAGATGACGGTCGGGCAGGTCGACTCTCTGACCTTCTCCACCCTTATTTGCTTTGAAGGCATCTTCCCTCAGGTCAGCCGCCAGGCGGCGCGCCAGGGAGCCCAGGTGCTGGTCAACATCACCAACGATTCCTGGTACGGAGAGAGCTCGGCTCCTTACCAACTGCTGCAGATGGCGCGCATGAGAAGCATCGAGACCCAGCGTCCCATGCTGCGCAGCGCCAATACCGGACTGACCGTGCTCATCGACGCTCAGGGACGAATCGAAGACCGCATCGAGCCCTTCAGGCAAGGCCTGCTGGTGACCGAAGTCGAGGGCGCCCTCGGCCTCTCGGCTTACGCCAGGATGGGCGAATGGCTTAATATAGGAATTGTCGCCCTCACTTTGGCGGCGGCGCTTTTTTGGAAACCCAAGGAGTAGATACAGCCGTGCAAGAGTACCAGGATCGCTACAAGGACATGCAGGAGCGGGTCGGACACTTGTGGGAGTATCTTTGACGTCGAAGGCAAGCAGAAACAACTCGACGAAATCGAAAAGACCATCGCCGACCCCGACTTCTGGAGCAATTCCGACGACCAGGAAACCGTGATGCGCAAGCGCAGCAGCTTGCAGGGCACTCTGGAGAAGGCCAACGGCTGCAAGAGCGCTCTGGAGGATCTGGGTGCGCTGCTGGAACTGGCCGAGGAGGGCGAGGAAGTCGAAGAAGAGATCCAGGGCGGACTCGAGGAGTTGGAATCGAAAGTCGAGTCCACCGAGCTGGAGGCCCTGCTTTCCGGGCCCCACGACCACTCCAACGCCTTCGTCACCATCCATTCCGGCGCCGGAGGGACGGAGAGCCAGGACTGGGCCGAGATGCTCTCCCGCATGTACCTGCGCTGGTGCGAGCAGTCGGGATACAAGACCGAGGTGGTCGATTACCAGCCGGGGGAAGAGGCCGGCATCAAGTCCATCACCTTCATGGCCAACGGCGATCTGGCTTACGGCTATCTCTCGGCCGAGATCGGCGTCCACCGGCTGGTGCGGATCTCGCCCTTCGATGCTGGAGCCCGCCGTCATACCTCCTTCGCTTCAGTCTTCGTGTCGCCCGAGATCGACGAGGACATCGAGATCGAGGTGGACGAGAAGGACCTTCGCATCGACACCTACCGCTCCTCGGGCGCCGGCGGCCAGCACGTCAACGTCACCGACTCGGCCGTGCGCATTACCCACAATCCCTCCGGCATCGTCGTGCAGTGCCAGAACGAGCGCTCCCAGCACCGCAACAAGGAAATGGCGATGAAGATGCTGAAGTCGAAGCTCTTTGAACTCGAGATGGAGAAGAAACGTCAGGAGTTGGACAAGCTTGAGGAAAGCAAGTCGGATATCGCCTGGGGCAGCCAGATCCGCTCTTACGTGCTGCACCCCTACCGGCTGGTGAAAGACCACCGCACCAAGGTCGAGATCGGCAACGTGGACGCGGTGCTGGACGGCGATCTGGACGAGTTGATCCAGGCCTACCTCAAGCGCCGCGGACGCGAGCGGGCCCAGAAGGAGGCCAAGAAATAATGACGGAAAGGCACGACAGCGAAAACCCTGACAGTCAAGCCAGCCGACCGGAGCAGGACTCCGGCCGTCCCCGGCGGCTCGATCCCTATCTGCTGCAGAGCCAGGCGCGCACCCTGCGCCAGCGCTCCGCCGGATCGGTGCGCACGGCAGAGAGCTACGAAGCTCCCATGTGGAAGAAGATCGGCACCGTCATCGTGCTTCTGGTGGTGCTGGGCAGCGTCATGTATCTGCTCACTTTCGGACAGTCGCGCCGCCAGTTGGCTTATCAGATCGGAGGAGCCGTGGAAGGCGTGCGGGGATTGAGCGAGGACCGCATCCTGCGCCTGCCGCCCCCGGCGCGCGACGATGTGGTGGCCGACGCCTCTCGGGTGCCTGTGGTTGTATTGGGTGGAGACGAGAACGCGGGAGTGACCACCACTGCCGGTGAAGGCGAGCAGAAAATCCTCTACTACAACACCTTCCCGGAAAAGAGCGATCAGCCTCGGAACCCGACTCAGGAGGAAATTGCCCCGCCCAGCAAGACCGAGGACGCCCAAAAAGCCTATCAGTTGCTGCTTGAACAGTCTCAAGCCGCCCTCAAGCTCAGCGAGGGCCAAGTCGAAGGCTGGACCTTCCAGGAATGGCAGCCGGTTCAAAACAATCCCCCGCGCTTCTTCATCGCCTTGGTGGCTCAGGACGCCGACGGCAACACCCAGCAACTGATATGGGAGGTCAACACCGACCAGTCCAGCGCCGTGGCGCGCAGCCAGTTGGCCCGCGAACTCGTGCGTCAACTTGAGAACTGAGTCCGCCTCATGAAGACTGCCCTCATCACCGGAATCACGGGCCAGGACGGCTCTTACCTGGCCGAACTGCTGCTGCAAAAGGACTATCGCGTGGCGGGGATGGTGCGCCGCTCCTCCACCGAGAACTTCGAGCGGGTCGACCACCTGCGCGATCAGATCGAACTGCACCAGGCCGACCTTCTCGATCAGCTTTCCCTCATCGAACTGCTGGAGGAGGTCAAGCCCCAGGAAGTCTACAACCTGGCCGCCCAAAGCTTCGTCCCCACTTCCTGGCAGCAGCCGGTTCTGACCTCGGAGTTCACGGGCCTGGGCGTGACACGGCTGCTGGAAGCCATCCGCCTCGTCAACCCAGGAATCCGCTTCTATCAGGCCTCAAGCTCGGAGATGTTCGGCAAGGTGCGCCAGACCCCCCAGAACGAGCAGACGCCCTTCTACCCCCGCAGCCCCTACGGCGTGGCTAAGGTCTACGGGCATTTCATTACCGTCAACTACCGTGAAAGCTACGATCTCTTCGCCTCTTCCGGCATCCTTTTCAACCACGAGTCGCCCCGCCGCGGCAAGGAGTTCGTGACCCGCAAAGTCACCTACGGCGTGGCCAAGATCAAGCTGGGCTTGGCCGGTAAGCTCACCCTGGGAAACCTGGATGCGGCCCGCGACTGGGGCTATGCCGGCGATTACGTCGACGCCATGTGGCGTATGCTGCAGCAGGACGAGCCGGCCGATTACGTGGTGGGCACGGGTCAGGCCAACACCGTCCGGCACCTGGTTGAAACGGCCTTCGGACACGCGGATCTGGATTGGAAGCAGCATGTCGAGACCGACCCTGCTCTGCTGCGCCCCGCCGAAGTCGACCACCTCATCGCCGACCCCTCCCGCGCCCGTGACGAACTGGGCTGGCAGCCGAGTACCAGTTTCGAGGAACTGGTGCGCATGATGGTCGACTCCGACCTGCAACTGGTCGCCCGCAGGCTCAAGGCCGGAGACCGGTTGTGAACCGGCAAGCGTGGAGCCCCCAAGACTACTATGAGAGCCTTCATCACCGGCGCCGGGGGATTCGCGGGACGCTACTTGACAGACTCCCTGCGCCGCCACGGCTGGGAGGTTTCGGGCTTGGCCTCGCGCACCAAGGCGCTCGACGACGACATTCCGGCGGGCGACGTACTCGATTTCCGACGCCTGCTGGAATTGATCGGGAGGGCGCACCCCGATGCCGTTTTCCACTTGGCCGCCGCCTCCAATCCCTCAAAGTCCCTGCAGGATCCCCTGCCTCACTACCAGATCAATGCCCTGGGTACGGCAACCCTGCTGGAGGCCCTCCGCCGGCAGGCCCCCCGAGCCCGTACGCTGATCGTCAGCACCGGACACGTCTACCGTCCCGCCGACGTCGAGGGAGGACTCGACGAAGACAGTCCCCTGCATCCTTCCAGCCCCTACGCCGCCTCCAAACGGGCCGCAGAGATCGCCGCCCTGCAGTACGCCGGCACCTACGGCCTGCCGGTGATGATCGCCCGTTCCTTCAATCACGCCGGGCCCGGGCAGAGCAGCCACTACGTGGTGGCTCAGTTCTGCGCCCAAGCCGCCGCGCTGGAACGTGTCGACCCCTCCACGGAAGCGGCCATGGAAGTGGGCAACCTGAACCCCATACGCGACTTTCTCGACGTGCGGGACGTAGTGGAAGCCTACCGGTTGCTGGTGGAGCGGGGAGAGCCGGGCCAGATCTACAACGTGGCCTCGGGACAGG from Acidobacteriota bacterium encodes the following:
- the prfB gene encoding peptide chain release factor 2 (programmed frameshift), with protein sequence MQERVGHLWEYLDVEGKQKQLDEIEKTIADPDFWSNSDDQETVMRKRSSLQGTLEKANGCKSALEDLGALLELAEEGEEVEEEIQGGLEELESKVESTELEALLSGPHDHSNAFVTIHSGAGGTESQDWAEMLSRMYLRWCEQSGYKTEVVDYQPGEEAGIKSITFMANGDLAYGYLSAEIGVHRLVRISPFDAGARRHTSFASVFVSPEIDEDIEIEVDEKDLRIDTYRSSGAGGQHVNVTDSAVRITHNPSGIVVQCQNERSQHRNKEMAMKMLKSKLFELEMEKKRQELDKLEESKSDIAWGSQIRSYVLHPYRLVKDHRTKVEIGNVDAVLDGDLDELIQAYLKRRGRERAQKEAKK
- the gmd gene encoding GDP-mannose 4,6-dehydratase, which codes for MKTALITGITGQDGSYLAELLLQKDYRVAGMVRRSSTENFERVDHLRDQIELHQADLLDQLSLIELLEEVKPQEVYNLAAQSFVPTSWQQPVLTSEFTGLGVTRLLEAIRLVNPGIRFYQASSSEMFGKVRQTPQNEQTPFYPRSPYGVAKVYGHFITVNYRESYDLFASSGILFNHESPRRGKEFVTRKVTYGVAKIKLGLAGKLTLGNLDAARDWGYAGDYVDAMWRMLQQDEPADYVVGTGQANTVRHLVETAFGHADLDWKQHVETDPALLRPAEVDHLIADPSRARDELGWQPSTSFEELVRMMVDSDLQLVARRLKAGDRL
- a CDS encoding GDP-mannose 4,6-dehydratase, whose product is MRAFITGAGGFAGRYLTDSLRRHGWEVSGLASRTKALDDDIPAGDVLDFRRLLELIGRAHPDAVFHLAAASNPSKSLQDPLPHYQINALGTATLLEALRRQAPRARTLIVSTGHVYRPADVEGGLDEDSPLHPSSPYAASKRAAEIAALQYAGTYGLPVMIARSFNHAGPGQSSHYVVAQFCAQAAALERVDPSTEAAMEVGNLNPIRDFLDVRDVVEAYRLLVERGEPGQIYNVASGQGTAIKDLLSMVLEEIGRPVTVHSRQERQRSGEASVLVGNPEKLRRATDWRPARALNQTIQETLDEWRQRQSGA
- a CDS encoding SPOR domain-containing protein, which produces MGNLKPRETLYLYLFMVGFSFALFALGVWVGKTYYVGAQAEETAQTQSPPPLASKEGEEEEPDLDFYENLVGDSQSESRSSDSGEGSGASQEAPLQPPAQTEAPKAPPPAVEVSPPADDPTLETGYTVQVGAVASLEDAEQLMRELSAKGYKGFIVSPDFSQDSLYRVWVGRYASRTEAERMEGQLKSAQFATYVKRARFPDEN
- the lnt gene encoding apolipoprotein N-acyltransferase, whose product is MEDEALSESRLLAHLRRVPWWASLPLGGLALALAFPSFNLIPLAWAGLLPLLDFLIRRPSWKRTAAGHLLFAVPFLGLLLYWIPNVLVTFGGFPRAGALGAFLALLLLLSLLMAPFTLLTRWCAGRSASLALFCAPGFWMLNELWRNYFVAGGFPWGLLGYTQVPVPWLPMAADIGGVFLISFLLVALNAALLAWMRGRPRLLPPLTAGLLAAALLYGAYRTHLGIPAAGSSLTAALVQPDVGLAENREHYARKYFETLPAFYIEALQRGADWFIVSEAQNPFFFGRDFYYTTFWQRQVRNYGMPMLFNSTHIDPQRPGVYYNSAHLLGPDGEAAYRYDKMKLVPFGEYVPWAGVMKYFFSPLVQEVGSFTPGSQMTVGQVDSLTFSTLICFEGIFPQVSRQAARQGAQVLVNITNDSWYGESSAPYQLLQMARMRSIETQRPMLRSANTGLTVLIDAQGRIEDRIEPFRQGLLVTEVEGALGLSAYARMGEWLNIGIVALTLAAALFWKPKE